tatatagatagatagatagatagatagatagatagatagatagatagatagatagatagatagatagatagatagatagaaagatttgATTTCACGTTCTAAAATATAAGGTCAGGGGATAATGATTAAGAATCAAATACCATAGTATTTCCACGATACTATCTTACAATAAAATGGCTGTTACGTTGCTATTTCATCTAGAGATAGCGTCGGGAAGATGAACACAAAACTGTTTTGTTTAggaaaaactttaaaataaaagaaaatatgatggaAAGTATTCTATCCTCACAGATTTTTAAGATTAAATACCTGTGCATAGAACCTTTATCTCAGTATATAGATATCACTGCTGATATTAAAACTATTAAATCTTTATGCATGTTTTACTTCTGATGTTTTacctttttctaatatataacaaTTTTCTTTACAGATGCTGTTTGTTTTGGTTACGATTTGTTATCGATAGGAGCACTCCGAGGTAAAATGATCAATCAGTTCATAAGGATTCTTCTCCCGTATACTGGATATGGAGCTTTCGAAATCGTAGCACTTCCATATTGCCCACAGACTTTCAGCATTCCACTCACCCCAATACACTCAGAAACTAAACTGAATGTAACTAACACTGCTAAAAACGTTTCTAATCTTGAAGCCGTTATCTCCAAAATGTCTCAGACGATACAATCAAAACTAGATTTAAATAATAGGAGTACTGATCATTTCaacgttattatttattttgactcATCTGTAAATATTATCACACCTAATATCATTGAAGAAATCGGTAAATTGAGAAAacttaattgtaaaatatttttagtcAATATTGGATATAATCTTATGCCACAACATCTCATATTAAAATCTTTAAATTGTCATATACTTCAAGTCCCAACATACGAAGACATGTTAATCAAGGCCAGAAATACACCATTTTATTTTAGACCATTACTAAATCTATcttaataaatattcataattgaTAATAATGCTATTAATATCTCATTGCtcgttaaggcagcgagctggcagaatcgtttgtactccgggcaaaatgcttaacggcatctcgtccgtctttacgttctgacttcaaattgcgtcaaggtcgactttacctttcatcccttcgaagtcgataaaataagtaccaattgagcacttgggtcgatataatcgatttaccccctccccccaaacttGATGGACTTGTGTcccaatttgaaattaatatttcaattttacatacatacaccacaaaaaacacgcgcacgcatatattGTAATTAGACGTAACATAGGCGAATCACGTGTATGTAGTTTGCATGGCGACTTCTCTACTCATTACAGCAAAAATGTTCTGCAAATTTTATCTGTcgaaatagtatatataaattttttctttattaaattataattatcactTCCTACTTAAATCATATGAAAACCACAAATAACTTCAATTCAACCATCAAAAGATACTTTACCTCAGTATTGTGTGATCTAAGGCAGCAATTTCACTGAATTTTGATGTTAATACCTTGAGACAATTCCGTGAATAGGAAAACtaagtacataaatgcatgtgtgtgtgtgtgtgtgtgtgtgtgtgtgtgtgtgtgtgtgtgtgtgtgtgtgtgtgtgtgtgtgtgcgtgcgtgcgtgtctgcgtgtggGTCTGCACAGGTCTGTCTCATTTACCTGTAGCATGAAAATaggtaaaaaataatatttgcgATATGTGTAATTTCTACTGAAAAAAGATATAAACTACTTTGActccgtgcatatatatatatatatatatatatatatatatatatatatatatagagagagagagagagagagagagagagagtgagagagagagagagagagagagagagagagatgcatatatgtgtgtgtgtgtgcgtagatgtatatatatataaatacacaaacacttacacacacactcacacgtacagtGTACCGAACTGATGCATTTTACCTTGCGTGGGCTTTGTCAATAACGCGTACTCGCGAGTCGCATGCCTATACAGTGAATAATACATTCACCGATATTGCGCATAGTCTCCGGGGTTAATAAAAACTCGGTATCTGTAATCGAAACCGCATTAAACTGACTGTTTAATATCATATACTGTTGACAGACACGATGCTGTGGTTTTTGtcaaagataaatatttttcatagaCATGCTATATTAAAAACTCAAATTTACACacgtatctatgtgtgagtgcgtgtgtgtgagtgtgtgtgtgtgtgtgcgtgtgtgtgtgagtgtttgttgtgcgtgtgtgtttgtgtgtatgcgtatgtgtgtatgtgtgcgtgtatcatcATTATACGTTAAAGTAACTTTTTATCATATTCTAGAGTTCAAACAAGCAGTGTATTTTATTCATCTAGCAATTTTGATGACAGAAttagcagaaaacatttgctaTTAACTGCAAGCTACGTGGTCGCGCGGCAAGTGGTAAACATGTGGTTCGGCTAACTTAgtgttattttttctcttatttcccgTCTAACGCTGTTCTAgaaaatgttacacacacacacacacacacacagatatatatgcagatgtcagtattttatataaaagtctacttcaacaataaaatatattattttcattgcttGAATTGATCTTTGTCATTTATtagaagtttatttatttatgtattattcttTATTCATATGGATGCCAAACAATTATATACGttcaaaacattaataaaataatgGAATGTATTCTTTCATCCAGTTTttaatacatacacttatatgaatcgtgtttacaaataaaataaaagtatctcTACATAGAGTTTATGCATCTTATTAGAGGCTGGCGATTTCGTGAATCATAACTGAGTTCCACGTTGGCGACAACTG
This DNA window, taken from Octopus sinensis linkage group LG4, ASM634580v1, whole genome shotgun sequence, encodes the following:
- the LOC118763242 gene encoding uncharacterized protein LOC118763242; the protein is MLRDERNAVCFGYDLLSIGALRGKMINQFIRILLPYTGYGAFEIVALPYCPQTFSIPLTPIHSETKLNVTNTAKNVSNLEAVISKMSQTIQSKLDLNNRSTDHFNVIIYFDSSVNIITPNIIEEIGKLRKLNCKIFLVNIGYNLMPQHLILKSLNCHILQVPTYEDMLIKARNTPFYFRPLLNLS